Proteins encoded in a region of the Paucibacter sediminis genome:
- a CDS encoding heme biosynthesis HemY N-terminal domain-containing protein, whose translation MRTVIWLVLLFAVAVVAALTLGSNDGLASFYWNGWRLDVSLNLFLLTLVGSCFALVTVIKAIDSLTTLPRRAREWRLAQRERSAQLALRDALGEYFGARYGRAQKAAQKALSIQAQTPDLAQDAGFMALGHLLGAQSAHRMQDKRRRDEQLQLALELAQRSPQAKAQEEGARLLAAEWALDDRDASRALALLSDLSPGVARRTQALRLKLQAARMAKQPLEALRTARLLAKHQGFSKLAAQGLLRSLAFEALESARDVDQLRSIWQHLDAADRRDVFVAARAAQCAAALGAPDDGRGWLRPAWEEIAELGADERVALAEALVACMPGMGPEWLQRLEQAAQRFPRDNYMAYALGHALAERQLWGKARLMLEQAGGDRALSVAARRRSWLTLADLAGRDGDAERRARCHEAAATLA comes from the coding sequence ATGCGCACGGTGATCTGGTTGGTGCTGCTGTTCGCAGTGGCGGTGGTGGCGGCCCTGACCCTGGGCAGCAACGATGGTTTGGCCAGCTTCTACTGGAATGGCTGGCGCCTCGACGTCTCGCTGAATCTGTTCCTGCTCACCCTGGTGGGCAGCTGCTTTGCGCTGGTGACGGTCATCAAGGCGATCGATTCGCTCACCACGCTGCCGCGGCGCGCGCGCGAGTGGCGGTTGGCGCAGCGCGAACGCAGCGCCCAGCTGGCGCTGCGCGATGCGCTGGGCGAGTATTTCGGCGCGCGTTACGGGCGCGCCCAGAAGGCCGCGCAGAAGGCGCTGAGCATCCAGGCGCAGACGCCCGATCTGGCCCAGGATGCCGGCTTCATGGCGCTGGGCCATCTGCTGGGCGCGCAGAGCGCGCACCGCATGCAGGACAAGCGCCGCCGCGACGAGCAGCTGCAACTGGCCCTGGAACTGGCGCAGCGCTCGCCCCAGGCTAAGGCGCAGGAAGAGGGCGCCCGCCTGCTGGCCGCCGAATGGGCGCTGGACGACCGCGACGCCAGCCGCGCGCTGGCGCTGCTGAGCGATCTGAGCCCCGGCGTGGCGCGCCGCACCCAGGCCCTGCGCCTCAAGCTGCAGGCCGCACGCATGGCCAAGCAGCCGCTGGAGGCCTTGCGCACGGCGCGTTTGCTCGCCAAGCACCAGGGCTTTTCCAAGCTGGCGGCGCAGGGCCTGCTGCGCTCGCTGGCCTTCGAGGCGCTGGAATCAGCGCGCGATGTGGACCAGCTGCGCAGCATCTGGCAGCACCTCGATGCGGCCGATCGGCGCGATGTCTTCGTGGCCGCCCGTGCGGCGCAATGTGCGGCCGCGCTGGGCGCGCCGGACGATGGGCGCGGTTGGTTGCGCCCGGCCTGGGAGGAGATTGCCGAGCTGGGCGCCGATGAGCGCGTGGCTTTGGCCGAGGCCCTGGTGGCCTGCATGCCCGGCATGGGCCCCGAATGGCTGCAGCGCCTGGAGCAGGCCGCGCAGCGTTTCCCGCGCGACAACTACATGGCTTATGCCCTGGGCCATGCCTTGGCCGAGCGCCAGCTCTGGGGCAAGGCACGGCTGATGCTGGAGCAGGCGGGCGGCGACCGCGCACTCTCGGTGGCAGCACGTCGCCGCAGCTGGCTGACCTTGGCCGATCTGGCCGGTCGCGATGGTGATGCCGAGCGGCGCGCCCGCTGCCACGAGGCCGCGGCCACCTTGGCTTGA
- a CDS encoding uroporphyrinogen-III C-methyltransferase produces the protein MSELPNPLQDAVPQPLAAATSRPSMLMPALAAGLAVCTLVALVLAWQSNSRLRNLEQELVRRQDSSQAAAQEAANQAKQSQDLSRDTAAKVALLDARLAEVSLQRGQLEELIQSMSRSRDENVVGDIEASLRVALQQTSITGSAEPLVAALKQADERLVRYKQPRLEGVRRAVVRDLDRVKAISVVDVSTLSIKLDEVVRLVDELPLLSAADKAGEPAVARQARPDTKPAPKPAAKPIEPGMAGWWELVQQRWGETAGLAWQEAKSLLRVTRINHPEAMLMAPEQAYFLRENIKLRLLNARLALLSRQFETAQSDLRDTLGMLDRYFDARSRKVAAANELLRQVVGQARQVAVPRPDDTLAALAAAGR, from the coding sequence GTGAGCGAGCTTCCCAACCCCCTTCAAGACGCGGTGCCGCAGCCCCTGGCAGCGGCCACCTCGCGCCCTTCGATGCTGATGCCGGCGCTGGCCGCGGGCCTGGCAGTCTGCACCCTGGTGGCCCTGGTGCTGGCCTGGCAGAGCAACAGCCGGCTGCGCAATCTGGAGCAGGAGCTGGTGCGCCGCCAGGACAGCAGCCAGGCGGCGGCCCAGGAGGCCGCCAACCAGGCCAAGCAGTCGCAGGACCTGAGCCGCGACACCGCCGCCAAGGTGGCCCTGCTGGACGCGCGCCTGGCCGAGGTCTCGCTGCAGCGCGGCCAGCTGGAAGAGCTGATTCAATCGATGTCGAGATCGCGCGACGAGAACGTGGTGGGCGATATCGAAGCCTCGCTGCGGGTGGCTCTGCAGCAGACCAGCATCACCGGCAGCGCCGAGCCCCTGGTGGCCGCGCTCAAGCAGGCCGACGAGCGCCTGGTGCGCTACAAGCAGCCGCGCCTGGAGGGCGTGCGCCGCGCCGTGGTGCGCGACCTGGACCGCGTCAAGGCGATCAGCGTGGTCGACGTCTCCACCCTCAGCATCAAGCTCGACGAGGTGGTGCGCCTGGTCGATGAGCTGCCCCTGCTGTCCGCAGCCGACAAGGCCGGCGAGCCCGCGGTGGCGCGCCAGGCAAGACCTGACACCAAGCCAGCCCCAAAGCCCGCCGCCAAGCCGATCGAGCCCGGCATGGCCGGCTGGTGGGAGCTGGTGCAGCAGCGCTGGGGCGAGACCGCCGGGCTGGCCTGGCAGGAAGCCAAGTCGCTCTTGCGGGTGACGCGCATCAACCACCCCGAGGCCATGCTGATGGCGCCGGAGCAAGCCTATTTCCTGCGCGAGAACATCAAGCTGCGCCTGTTGAACGCCAGGCTGGCGCTGTTGAGCCGGCAGTTCGAAACCGCGCAGAGCGACCTGCGCGACACCCTCGGCATGCTGGATCGCTACTTCGATGCGCGCTCACGCAAGGTCGCGGCGGCCAATGAGCTGCTGCGTCAGGTGGTGGGGCAGGCGCGCCAGGTGGCGGTGCCACGCCCCGATGACACGCTGGCGGCTCTGGCCGCCGCGGGCCGCTGA
- a CDS encoding uroporphyrinogen-III synthase — MAVQPGSSERTLLLTRPRAQAEDWVARMAAQGVPTAVLPLIAIQPGMAPDAAALAWRELPRAALAMFVSPNAVAAFFAAQPAGMAWPGATLAATVGPGSALALRAAGVPAELIVQPPADAASFDSEHLWPLLAGRDWAGRLALILRGDGGRDWLAERLQERGAQVRQISVYRRACPQLDPAERGLLDAALAAPERMVWLFSSSEAIGHLQQLAGPGAVWSRSLAIATHERIAERAKALGCGHVVLARPEPGAIAAALRSL, encoded by the coding sequence GTGGCCGTGCAGCCGGGCTCGAGCGAGCGAACGCTGCTGCTGACGCGGCCCCGCGCCCAGGCTGAGGACTGGGTGGCGCGCATGGCGGCGCAGGGCGTGCCGACGGCGGTGCTGCCGCTGATCGCCATCCAGCCCGGCATGGCGCCGGACGCCGCGGCGCTGGCCTGGCGTGAGCTGCCGCGGGCGGCGCTGGCCATGTTCGTCAGCCCCAATGCGGTGGCCGCCTTCTTCGCGGCCCAACCCGCCGGCATGGCCTGGCCGGGCGCGACGCTGGCGGCCACGGTCGGCCCCGGCAGTGCCCTGGCCTTGCGCGCGGCGGGCGTGCCGGCCGAGCTGATCGTGCAACCGCCGGCGGACGCGGCCAGCTTCGACTCCGAACATCTCTGGCCCTTGTTGGCCGGGCGCGACTGGGCCGGCCGGCTGGCGCTGATCCTGCGCGGCGACGGCGGGCGCGACTGGCTAGCCGAGCGCCTGCAGGAGCGCGGCGCCCAGGTGCGGCAGATCTCCGTCTACCGGCGCGCCTGCCCGCAGCTGGACCCCGCCGAGCGGGGGCTGCTGGACGCCGCGCTGGCCGCGCCCGAGCGCATGGTCTGGCTGTTCAGCAGTTCCGAGGCCATCGGCCATCTGCAGCAGTTGGCCGGGCCCGGCGCGGTCTGGTCGCGCAGCCTGGCGATCGCCACCCATGAGCGCATTGCCGAGCGCGCGAAAGCCCTCGGATGTGGGCATGTGGTTTTGGCGCGACCCGAGCCCGGCGCCATCGCCGCGGCGCTGCGAAGCCTCTAG